One genomic window of uncultured Campylobacter sp. includes the following:
- a CDS encoding nitrous oxide-stimulated promoter family protein, giving the protein MTSEKFIYEVNTVTKFIQIYCDGKHADAPKKDGAVLHDYKDDKGLVQTHFHLCSDCERMLRYAYARLRACPHTEKPRCHHCPHPCYEREMWVNMAKMMKYSGMKLGLTKIKKLFSFKKS; this is encoded by the coding sequence ATGACTAGCGAAAAATTTATTTACGAAGTAAACACGGTGACGAAATTTATCCAAATTTACTGCGATGGCAAGCATGCGGACGCGCCTAAAAAAGATGGCGCTGTGCTTCATGACTATAAAGACGATAAGGGGCTAGTGCAAACGCACTTTCATCTCTGTAGCGACTGCGAGCGGATGCTGCGTTACGCCTATGCGCGCCTGCGCGCCTGCCCGCATACCGAAAAGCCACGCTGTCACCACTGCCCGCATCCGTGCTACGAGCGTGAAATGTGGGTAAATATGGCCAAGATGATGAAATATAGCGGTATGAAATTAGGACTTACAAAGATCAAAAAGCTTTTTTCGTTTAAAAAAAGCTAA
- a CDS encoding AI-2E family transporter encodes MKLQMSLMSVACVVIILAGLKAAQAIVVPFLLAIFITVLVSPLVLYVQKIRVGRVFSFLIITFAFVAIIVFFGAVIFDAIKEFSARLPELQAKFEEVLGGVSAKLSRFGIELNVASLGIDPSEAAAQLSALLRKTGSIVSTGFFIFIMVSFMVFESSVIDEKIRYFSQSSRATHTFVKKFASSLKKYLLIKTIASACTGALIGLGLWTLGVPYAALWGILAFVLNFIPTIGSIVAVFPTLFVTLATMDISSSIWTIAIYLVVNVAIGNIIEPRFLGQGLGLSTISVLAGLLLWGFVLGIGGLFLAVPLTMSLQIALASNDKTRFIATLLSNKVER; translated from the coding sequence TTGAAGCTTCAAATGTCCTTGATGTCGGTTGCCTGCGTCGTAATCATCCTGGCTGGTCTTAAAGCCGCGCAGGCTATCGTCGTGCCATTTTTGCTAGCTATTTTCATCACGGTGCTCGTCTCGCCGCTGGTGCTCTACGTCCAAAAGATCCGCGTCGGGCGCGTCTTTAGTTTCCTCATCATTACCTTTGCCTTCGTGGCGATTATAGTGTTTTTCGGCGCAGTCATCTTCGATGCGATCAAGGAGTTTTCAGCGCGCCTACCCGAGCTGCAAGCAAAATTTGAAGAGGTGCTAGGAGGCGTGAGTGCGAAGCTCTCTCGATTCGGCATAGAGCTTAACGTCGCAAGCCTAGGCATCGATCCGAGCGAAGCCGCCGCACAGCTATCTGCACTACTGCGCAAAACAGGCTCGATAGTCTCGACGGGATTTTTCATTTTTATAATGGTTTCATTTATGGTCTTTGAGAGCTCTGTGATCGACGAAAAAATCCGTTATTTTTCGCAAAGTAGCCGCGCTACGCACACTTTCGTGAAGAAATTCGCCTCCAGCCTCAAAAAATATCTACTAATTAAAACTATCGCTTCAGCTTGCACCGGTGCGCTCATCGGGCTTGGGCTGTGGACGCTTGGTGTTCCATATGCTGCGCTGTGGGGGATTTTAGCTTTCGTGCTAAATTTCATTCCTACGATAGGCTCGATCGTAGCGGTCTTTCCGACGCTTTTTGTGACGCTAGCTACGATGGATATAAGCTCTAGCATCTGGACTATCGCAATTTATTTGGTTGTAAACGTAGCGATCGGAAATATCATCGAGCCACGATTTTTAGGGCAAGGGCTCGGACTTTCAACGATCAGCGTGCTTGCGGGGCTACTGCTGTGGGGCTTCGTGCTTGGTATCGGCGGGCTATTTTTGGCTGTGCCGCTTACGATGAGCTTGCAAATCGCGCTTGCCTCAAACGACAAAACACGCTTCATCGCGACTCTATTAAGCAACAAGGTCGAAAGATAA
- the aroC gene encoding chorismate synthase: MNTFGERLRLSTFGESHGAAIGGILDGFPAGVEIEISNIQSELDRRKPGGKYATPRKEADEIEILSGIFDGRSTGAPIGFIIRNANQHSKDYENLKDIFRPAHADFTYFAKYGLRDYRGGGRASARETAVRVAAGTFAQILLNHFKISVKSGICGVGEIYAKDLNFDFAQNSEIFALDPAMESAQKELILSVKNAGDSIGGCVITRVTGVPAGLGEPLYGKLDATLAGAMMGINGVKAVQIGAGVKASTLKGSENNDFMRASKDAIRTNGGKIGANFASNNAGGILGGISSGAPIEIATHFKSTPSIFMAQHSVDVSGADAVCELRGRHDPCIAVRGSVVATAMARLAIADALLLNASATLGNLKRIYGED; encoded by the coding sequence ATGAATACCTTCGGCGAGAGATTGCGCCTTAGCACTTTCGGCGAGAGCCACGGCGCGGCGATCGGCGGCATTTTGGACGGCTTTCCGGCGGGCGTGGAGATTGAGATTTCAAATATCCAAAGCGAGCTTGATCGCCGCAAACCAGGCGGCAAATACGCTACGCCGCGCAAAGAAGCCGATGAGATCGAAATTTTAAGCGGGATTTTTGACGGGCGCAGCACTGGCGCGCCGATCGGATTTATCATCCGCAACGCAAACCAGCACTCGAAGGACTACGAAAATCTCAAGGATATTTTCCGCCCCGCTCACGCCGATTTTACATATTTTGCCAAATACGGACTGCGCGATTACCGAGGCGGCGGACGGGCAAGCGCGCGCGAAACCGCCGTGCGCGTAGCTGCGGGAACGTTTGCGCAAATTTTGCTAAATCACTTTAAAATTTCCGTAAAAAGCGGAATCTGCGGCGTGGGCGAAATTTACGCCAAAGATTTAAATTTTGATTTTGCGCAAAACAGTGAAATTTTCGCGCTCGATCCCGCTATGGAGAGCGCGCAAAAGGAGCTAATTCTAAGCGTCAAAAATGCGGGCGATAGTATCGGCGGCTGCGTGATAACGCGCGTTACGGGCGTGCCTGCTGGGCTCGGCGAGCCGCTGTATGGTAAGCTGGATGCGACGCTTGCGGGCGCGATGATGGGCATAAACGGCGTAAAGGCCGTGCAGATCGGCGCGGGAGTGAAGGCAAGCACGCTAAAAGGTAGCGAAAACAACGACTTTATGCGCGCTAGCAAGGATGCGATCCGCACCAACGGCGGCAAGATCGGCGCAAATTTTGCAAGCAACAATGCAGGCGGAATCTTAGGCGGCATAAGTAGCGGCGCGCCGATCGAGATTGCGACGCATTTTAAGTCTACTCCGAGCATTTTCATGGCGCAGCATAGCGTGGATGTGAGCGGCGCGGACGCGGTCTGCGAGCTGCGCGGGCGGCACGATCCGTGTATCGCCGTGCGCGGCAGCGTCGTAGCCACCGCGATGGCGCGGCTGGCGATCGCCGATGCGCTGCTACTAAACGCGAGCGCGACGCTGGGGAATTTGAAGCGAATTTACGGCGAGGATTAA
- a CDS encoding molybdenum cofactor guanylyltransferase, with product MKAGEISMKTCVILCGGKSSRFGSDKTLFPFRGYPSMTHFLFSRLSREFERVFACAKSSKFSPPLPMIYDEFEEFSPMGALYSALKPFSGERIFIIPADMPFVEISAIRALSEQKGQICVAGDEAHRHSLCGFFDAALAPHALELYCAGEHKIGALIGSANSKVLNFKNKEQFLNINYQNDLKGVDEI from the coding sequence ATGAAAGCCGGTGAAATTTCTATGAAAACCTGCGTCATTCTCTGCGGTGGCAAAAGCTCGCGTTTCGGCAGCGACAAAACGCTGTTTCCATTCCGCGGGTATCCCAGCATGACGCATTTTCTTTTTTCGCGCTTAAGCCGCGAGTTTGAGCGGGTTTTCGCCTGCGCCAAAAGCTCTAAATTTAGTCCGCCGCTTCCTATGATTTACGACGAATTTGAGGAATTTTCGCCGATGGGCGCGCTGTATTCGGCGCTAAAGCCCTTTAGCGGCGAGCGCATTTTTATCATCCCCGCCGACATGCCCTTTGTAGAAATTTCCGCCATTCGCGCTCTTAGCGAGCAAAAGGGGCAAATTTGCGTAGCGGGCGACGAAGCGCATAGACATAGCCTGTGCGGATTTTTTGACGCAGCTCTCGCTCCGCACGCGCTTGAGCTCTACTGCGCAGGAGAGCATAAGATCGGCGCGCTCATCGGATCTGCAAATTCCAAAGTGCTAAATTTCAAAAACAAAGAGCAGTTTTTAAATATAAATTATCAAAACGATTTAAAGGGCGTAGATGAAATTTAA
- a CDS encoding methyltransferase: MKLPKHLLDRYAAERQSAGEAQRTANEIAFAPVVFQVSRLMKKFGILSALNEARDGLSISEIAQKTSLSEYAVKLLLESSLSIGTVLLCGEKFRLSKAGYFLLTDELVGVDMDFIHDVCYEGLFRLEETLKSGKPEGLKVFGQWATIYEALSHLPPHVRKSWLAFDHFYSDLAFEPALKIIFSRKTDKILDVGGNTGRFAKRCVGYDENVRVAIMDLAGQIALMKDAVAGAQGAGRIDGLAADLLDPATRFPRGFDAIWLSQFLDCFAEEQIVSILARAAESMSEQARLYILEPFWDRQRYETAAYSMTQISVYFAAMANGNSKIYHSEDMIKFAQRAGLKISRIHDGLGVGHTLLCCERAR; encoded by the coding sequence ATGAAACTTCCCAAACATCTTTTAGACCGCTACGCCGCGGAGCGCCAAAGCGCAGGCGAGGCGCAGCGGACGGCAAATGAGATCGCCTTCGCGCCGGTGGTCTTTCAAGTCTCGCGACTGATGAAAAAATTTGGAATTTTAAGCGCGCTTAATGAGGCGCGGGACGGACTAAGCATAAGTGAGATCGCGCAGAAGACTTCGCTTAGCGAATACGCCGTAAAGCTGCTTCTGGAAAGCTCGCTTAGCATCGGCACGGTGCTGCTGTGCGGCGAGAAATTTAGGCTCAGTAAGGCGGGATATTTTCTGCTTACCGACGAGCTCGTCGGCGTGGATATGGACTTCATCCACGACGTGTGCTACGAGGGGCTATTTAGGCTCGAAGAGACGCTAAAATCGGGCAAACCAGAGGGGCTAAAGGTTTTTGGACAGTGGGCTACGATCTACGAGGCGCTTTCGCATCTGCCGCCGCACGTGCGCAAAAGCTGGCTCGCGTTTGATCATTTTTATTCGGATTTGGCGTTTGAGCCCGCGCTAAAGATCATTTTCTCGCGCAAGACGGATAAAATTTTAGACGTAGGCGGCAATACCGGGCGCTTTGCTAAGCGGTGCGTAGGCTACGACGAAAATGTGCGCGTCGCGATAATGGATCTTGCGGGGCAAATCGCGCTGATGAAAGACGCCGTCGCAGGCGCGCAGGGCGCGGGGCGCATAGACGGGCTTGCGGCCGATTTGCTAGATCCTGCCACGCGTTTTCCGCGCGGCTTTGATGCGATCTGGCTCAGTCAGTTTTTGGACTGCTTTGCAGAGGAGCAGATCGTAAGCATCCTCGCGCGCGCGGCGGAGTCGATGAGCGAGCAGGCGCGGCTTTATATTTTGGAGCCGTTTTGGGACAGGCAGCGCTACGAAACCGCCGCGTATAGCATGACGCAGATCAGCGTGTATTTCGCCGCTATGGCAAACGGCAATAGCAAAATTTATCACTCGGAGGATATGATTAAATTTGCGCAGCGCGCGGGGCTTAAAATTTCACGGATCCACGACGGGCTGGGCGTCGGACACACGCTGCTGTGCTGCGAAAGGGCGCGCTGA
- a CDS encoding phospholipase A: protein MKFKALALAFCAMSLAAQDLSELYAKAGEYEAKGDYKNAMIYYKKIAAASLADKGDKPRRKVAENSTSSAENRAAHDDSAVLHSAKPQNSLASSNSASLSQNSTTSSSAMQDERNFLAQNSAPQGDQNGRNFGFLGLKYYEPIYMLFTHDFSKKPDRKADELHFEFSFERPIAYDELGLGEKISFAYAQNSWWQITQDSAPFRESNYRPELYVSAPVPFADELKLGAMHESNGKGGEESRSWNRLYAQSTWSADGFSITPRAWYAFWLDRTNEDIADYMGYGDLRASYTFGKQRLSALWRNNLHFDGSNRGAIELNYSFPIFNSGFYGYLRYFNGYGESLADYKRSVNKIGIGLSFVEF from the coding sequence ATGAAATTTAAAGCTTTAGCGCTCGCGTTTTGCGCCATGAGCCTAGCCGCGCAAGATCTCTCCGAACTATACGCAAAGGCCGGCGAATATGAGGCCAAAGGCGATTACAAAAATGCGATGATCTATTACAAAAAGATTGCCGCGGCAAGTCTAGCGGATAAAGGCGATAAACCGCGCCGAAAAGTCGCAGAAAATTCTACCTCGTCCGCAGAAAACCGCGCTGCGCACGATGATAGCGCCGTTTTACACTCCGCCAAACCGCAAAATTCTTTAGCATCATCGAATTCTGCCTCGCTATCTCAGAATTCCACGACATCGAGTTCTGCGATGCAGGACGAACGGAATTTTCTAGCGCAAAATTCCGCGCCGCAAGGCGATCAAAATGGTCGAAATTTTGGATTTTTAGGGCTTAAATACTATGAGCCGATCTATATGCTCTTTACTCACGATTTTAGCAAAAAACCCGATCGCAAGGCGGATGAGCTGCATTTTGAGTTTAGCTTCGAGCGCCCGATTGCCTACGACGAGCTGGGACTTGGAGAGAAAATTTCATTCGCTTACGCGCAAAATTCCTGGTGGCAGATCACGCAGGATAGCGCCCCCTTTCGCGAAAGCAACTATCGCCCCGAGCTATACGTTAGCGCGCCGGTGCCGTTTGCGGACGAGTTAAAATTAGGCGCCATGCACGAGTCAAACGGCAAGGGCGGCGAGGAATCGCGCTCATGGAATAGGCTCTACGCGCAAAGCACGTGGAGCGCGGACGGATTTTCAATCACGCCCAGAGCCTGGTATGCGTTTTGGCTGGACCGCACTAACGAGGACATCGCGGATTATATGGGCTACGGCGATCTGCGCGCGTCATACACCTTCGGCAAGCAGCGACTTAGCGCTCTGTGGCGAAATAATCTACATTTTGACGGCAGTAACCGCGGCGCGATCGAGCTAAACTACAGCTTCCCGATCTTTAATAGCGGATTTTACGGCTATCTGCGCTACTTCAATGGCTACGGCGAAAGCCTCGCGGATTATAAACGCAGCGTCAATAAGATCGGCATCGGGCTTTCGTTCGTAGAATTTTAA